A single window of Vigna radiata var. radiata cultivar VC1973A chromosome 4, Vradiata_ver6, whole genome shotgun sequence DNA harbors:
- the LOC111241486 gene encoding probable disease resistance protein At1g12280 has product MEAVVSTTTESALQITGRVVKRQLSYFFNYNDKFEEVKRYIEMLNNTRKRIQHQVNNAEMNPEEIEDDVQHCIKQLDEKIEKYEQFIQDEYHSKKRCSIGFFPRNMSLRYRLGRNATKMVEEIKVEELWNKRFDEVSYRVLPSINVSLTDISYESFASRTKTIDMFMQALEDSTVNMIGLYGVGGVGKTTLVKEVAKKAQEKKSFPVAVMANITRNPNIITIQGQIAEMLGMRLEEEIVRVDRIWKRLKKEKENILIILDDLWDRLDLNRLGIPNSDEDDGNQN; this is encoded by the coding sequence ATGGAAGCAGTTGTCTCTACGACGACTGAAAGTGCACTGCAAATTACAGGTCGTGTAGTGAAACGACAGTTGAGctacttttttaattacaatgaCAAATTTGAAGAGGTTAAACGTTACATTGAGATGTTGAACAATACTAGGAAAAGGATACAGCATCAAGTTAATAATGCAGAAATGAATCCCGAAGAAATTGAAGATGATGTTCAACATTGCATAAAACAGTTGGATGAGAAGATTGAAAAGTATGAACAATTTATTCAAGATGAATATCATTCGAAGAAAAGATGTTCCATTGGTTTCTTTCCGAGGAACATGTCGTTGAGGTATCGATTGGGCAGAAATGCTACAAAGATGGTAGAGGAAATTAAAGTAGAAGAACTTTGGAATAAAAGGTTTGATGAAGTTTCCTATCGAGTACTCCCATCCATTAATGTTTCTTTGACCGACATTAGCTATGAAAGCTTTGCATCAAGAACAAAAACTATCGATATGTTTATGCAAGCATTAGAAGATTCTACAGTTAATATGATTGGCCTTTATGGTGTTGGTGGTGTGGGTAAGACCACTTTAGTCAAAGAAGTTGCTAAGAAAGCTCAAGAAAAGAAGTCGTTCCCTGTGGCGGTTATGGCAAATATAACGAGAAATCCTAACATCATAACAATTCAAGGACAAATTGCTGAGATGTTAGGAATGAGATTGGAAGAGGAAATCGTAAGAGTAGATCGCATTTGGAAGagattaaagaaagaaaaggagaacaTCCTTATAATCCTAGATGATCTATGGGATAGGTTGGACTTGAATAGACTGGGAATTCCAAAtagtgatgaagatgatggtaACCAAAATTAG